ATCACCCTCCGAGGCTAACGCCAGTACAGTCCCCGGCATGGCAACCCTGCTGCTGGTCCGGCATGCGCGCTCCACCGCCAACGCGCAGGGAGTCCTCACCGGACGGCTGCCCGGGGTCTCCCTCGACGAGACCGGGCGCGAGCAGGCCGAGCGTGTCGCCCGCCGGCTGGCCGCGGTTCCCCTGACCGGACTGGTCACCAGCCCGCTGGATCGCTGCCGGGAGACCGCGGCCGCGATCCGGGCGGCGCAGCCCCGGGCCTTGCGGGTCACCACGGAGCGTGGCCTGGTCGAGTGCGACTACGGCGACTGGCAGGGTCGGCCGCTCAAGGACCTCGCCCGCGAAAAGCTGTGGAAGGCCGTCCAGCGGCAGCCCGCGTCCGTGACCTTCCCGGGTGGGGAGTCGCTCGCCGCGATGTCGGCCCGGGCGGTCGCCGCCGTACGCCGCCACGACAGCCGGGTGGAGGCCGACGCCGGCCCACGGGCGGTCTGGGCGGCCGTGACGCACGGTGACATCGTCAAGGCCGTGCTCGCCGACGCGCTCGGGCTGCACCTCGACCTGTTCCAGCGGATCCATGTCGATCCGGGCTCGGTGTCGGTGGTGCACTACACCGGCGACGGTGCCGTCGTCGTCCAGTCGAACACCCACGAGGGCGACCTGGCCTGGCTGGCTCCGAAGGGCCGTCGGCGCGCGCCCCGGACCGGTGTGGTGGGCGGCGGCGCCGGGCCCGCCACTGGCAGCGGTCACTAGGGTGGGGCCGTGCCCATCGTTCACAGCTTCGACCCCCCCGAGCGGTTCATCGCCGGCACCGTCGGTGAGCCCGGCGAGCGCACCTTCTTCCTCCAGGCACGGGCGGGCAACCGGCTGGTGAGCGTGGCTCTCGAGAAGCAGCAGGTCGTCGCGCTCGCGGAGCGCATGGACCAGCTGCTCGACGAGCTGATGCAGGCTGACACGCAAGGCGTCGTGCCGGCGGTCGCGCCCCTCGACCTCGACGACAGCGAGCCGCTCGACCAGCCGATCGAGGAGGAGTTCCGCGCCGGGACGATGACCCTCTCCTGGGATCCCGCCGACGAGCGGGTCGTCATCGAGGTCTTCCCTTACAGCGAGGCGGCGGTGGTCTCGCCCGACCAGGTCGACGAGGACTTCGAGGAGCCCGAGCCGGAGGAGCTGCTGCTGGTCCGGTTGCCGGCGGCCGCGGCGCGGTCGTTCGTCAAGCGGGCCGGGCAGGTCGTGGAGGCCGGACGGCCCAGCTGTCCGTTCTGCGGCGAGCCGATGGACCCCCAGGGCCACCTCTGCGTCCGGGCGAACGGCTTCAAGCGCCGCGACCCGTGACGCCCCTCGACGGCGACCTCACGCTCCACGGGCGGATCATGCCCGCCTCCAACGCGACGTTCGTGGGCGAGATCGGCGGCACCCGGGTCGTCTACAAGCCGGTGGCGGGGGAGCGGCCGCTCTGGGACTTCCCCGACGGCTCCCTGGCCCGTCGCGAGGTGGCGGCCTACCTCGTCTCCGAGGCCATCGGCTGGCGGGTCGTCCCCCACACGGTCATCCGGGAGGGTCCCCACGGCCCCGGGATGGTCCAGGTGTGGCAGGAGCCCGACGCGACCCAGGCCGCGGTCACCCTGGTGCCGGAGGGCGCGATCCCGCCCGGCTTCCGGC
The genomic region above belongs to Nocardioides coralli and contains:
- a CDS encoding MSMEG_4193 family putative phosphomutase, with the translated sequence MATLLLVRHARSTANAQGVLTGRLPGVSLDETGREQAERVARRLAAVPLTGLVTSPLDRCRETAAAIRAAQPRALRVTTERGLVECDYGDWQGRPLKDLAREKLWKAVQRQPASVTFPGGESLAAMSARAVAAVRRHDSRVEADAGPRAVWAAVTHGDIVKAVLADALGLHLDLFQRIHVDPGSVSVVHYTGDGAVVVQSNTHEGDLAWLAPKGRRRAPRTGVVGGGAGPATGSGH
- a CDS encoding DUF3090 domain-containing protein, which translates into the protein MPIVHSFDPPERFIAGTVGEPGERTFFLQARAGNRLVSVALEKQQVVALAERMDQLLDELMQADTQGVVPAVAPLDLDDSEPLDQPIEEEFRAGTMTLSWDPADERVVIEVFPYSEAAVVSPDQVDEDFEEPEPEELLLVRLPAAAARSFVKRAGQVVEAGRPSCPFCGEPMDPQGHLCVRANGFKRRDP